From a region of the Streptomyces sp. NBC_00193 genome:
- a CDS encoding class E sortase translates to MSRVAPPPRRSALAGFLSLVGELLITVGLVLALFVAYSLWWTNVLADRDASARGDAVREQWQRAAPSQEAAAAPGALDTQGGIGFLHVPAMKNGEVLVKKGTDSDVLNDGVAGYYTEPVKSALPWDPAGNFALAAHRDGHGAKFHNIDKLKNGDAVVFETRDTWYVYKVFAELAQTSKYNVDSISPIPKESGRTAPGRYITLTTCTPVYTSKFRYIVWGELVRTEKVDAKRSLPAELR, encoded by the coding sequence GTGTCACGTGTCGCACCGCCCCCGCGCCGCAGCGCCCTCGCGGGGTTCCTGAGCCTGGTGGGCGAGCTCCTGATCACGGTGGGCCTGGTGCTCGCGCTGTTCGTGGCGTACTCCCTCTGGTGGACGAACGTCCTGGCCGACCGGGACGCCTCCGCCCGCGGGGACGCGGTGCGCGAGCAGTGGCAACGGGCGGCGCCCTCGCAGGAGGCGGCCGCGGCGCCGGGGGCGCTGGACACCCAGGGCGGGATCGGCTTCCTGCACGTGCCGGCGATGAAGAACGGCGAGGTGCTGGTCAAGAAGGGCACCGACTCGGACGTCCTGAACGACGGGGTCGCCGGGTACTACACGGAGCCGGTGAAATCGGCGCTGCCGTGGGACCCGGCGGGCAATTTCGCGCTGGCGGCGCACCGGGACGGGCACGGGGCCAAGTTCCACAACATCGACAAGCTGAAGAACGGCGACGCGGTCGTCTTCGAGACCCGCGACACCTGGTACGTGTACAAGGTCTTCGCCGAGCTCGCCCAGACCTCGAAGTACAACGTGGACTCGATCAGCCCGATCCCCAAGGAGTCGGGCCGGACGGCACCGGGCCGCTACATCACCCTGACGACCTGCACGCCCGTGTACACCTCGAAGTTCCGCTACATCGTGT